One genomic region from Delphinus delphis unplaced genomic scaffold, mDelDel1.2 scaffold_478, whole genome shotgun sequence encodes:
- the LOC132419263 gene encoding melanoma-associated antigen E2 encodes MSLVSQNACHRNAETTVDYSDFHGEMQATNASGSPTSMLVPDAPQGLQAPIDSQGASASQAAQDPNDFEVLIDEQSRRLGALRVHDPLEDRSIALVNFMRMKSQIEGSIQQTEMLEFLREYSDQFPEILRRASAHLDQVFGLNLRVLDPQADTYKLISKRGLQTTDRIAESLDMPKAGLLALVLGHILLNGNRAREASIWDLLLKVDVLDEPQRINIPFGSTRNLLTTDFLHMRFLEYWPVYGTNPLEFEFLWGSRAHKEITKMEALKFVAEAHDEEPWSWPEEYNKALEADKAKERSQAAGLEFWSEDTMNDKANDLVQLAINVTEELLPIHQDELLAHTGKEFEDVFPNILSRATLILDLFYGFSLIEVDTSEHIYLLVQQPESEEEQMMLESLGRPTQEYLMPILGLIFLMGNRVKEASVWNLLRRFGVDVGRKHAITCKLMRQRYLECRPLSYSNPVEYELLWGPRAHLETTKMKALEYMARLYRKQPQDWPEQYREAVEDEEARARSEATAMFFFGPM; translated from the coding sequence ATGTCTCTGGTAAGCCAGAATGCGTGCCACCGCAACGCAGAGACCACTGTAGATTACAGCGACTTCCATGGTGAGATGCAGGCTACTAATGCCTCCGGGTCCCCCACCTCCATGCTAGTTCCTGATGCTCCCCAGGGTCTTCAGGCGCCAATCGATTCTCAGGGCGCTAGCGCTTCCCAGGCTGCGCAGGACCCGAACGACTTCGAGGTGCTGATAGATGAGCAGTCCCGACGTTTGGGGGCGCTCAGGGTCCACGACCCTCTAGAGGACAGGTCGATTGCTTTGGTGAATTTCATGCGAATGAAAAGCCAAATCGAGGGGTCTATTCAGCAGACAGAGATGCTAGAGTTCCTCAGAGAATACTCAGATCAGTTTCCTGAGATCCTCAGACGAGCCTCAGCCCATCTGGACCAGGTCTTTGGGTTGAACCTGAGGGTTCTTGATCCCCAGGCTGACACCTACAAACTAATCAGCAAACGGGGTCTCCAGACCACTGATCGGATAGCAGAATCCCTGGACATGCCAAAGGCAGGTCTCCTGGCCTTGGTCCTAGGCCACATTCTCCTGAATGGTAACCGAGCAAGAGAGGCCTCCATTTGGGATCTGTTGCTAAAGGTTGATGTGTTAGATGAGCCCCAGAGGATCAACATCCCCTTTGGCAGCACAAGGAACCTCCTAACTACTGACTTTTTGCATATGCGGTTCTTGGAGTACTGGCCAGTGTATGGCACTAATCCCCTCGAATTTGAGTTCTTGtggggctctagagcccacaaggaAATCACAAAGATGGAAGCCCTGAAGTTTGTGGCAGAGGCCCATGATGAAGAACCCTGGAGCTGGCCAGAAGAATATAATAAAGCCCTGGAAGCTGACAAGGCCAAAGAAAGAAGCCAGGCTGCTGGCTTGGAGTTCTGGTCAGAGGACACTATGAATGATAAGGCAAATGATTTGGTCCAGTTGGCCATTAATGTCACAGAGGAGTTGCTGCCTATACATCAGGATGAGCTGTTGGCTCACACTGGCAAAGAATTTGAGGACGTGTTCCCAAATATCCTCAGTCGAGCTACTCTAATCCTCGATCTGTTCTATGGGTTCTCTCTGATTGAGGTTGATACCAGTGAGCACATTTACCTCCTTGTCCAGCAACCAGAATCAGAAGAAGAGCAAATGATGCTAGAGAGCCTGGGGAGACCCACTCAAGAATATTTGATGCCAATCCTGGGTTTGATCTTCCTGATGGGCAACCGTGTCAAAGAGGCCAGTGTCTGGAATTTGCTTCGGAGATTTGGTGTGGATGTAGGGAGAAAGCATGCCATCACCTGCAAACTTATGAGACAGCGCTACTTGGAATGCAGGCCACTGTCCTATTCTAATCCAGTTGAATATGAGCTTCTGTGGGGTCCTCGAGCTCACCTTGAAACCACCAAAATGAAAGCCTTGGAGTACATGGCCAGGCTCTACAGAAAGCAACCACAGGACTGGCCAGAGCAATATAGGGAGGCTGTTGAAGATGAGGAGGCCAGAGCCAGGTCTGAGGCAACTGCTATGTTCTTCTTTGGCCCCATGTGA